The following coding sequences are from one Leptospira mayottensis 200901116 window:
- a CDS encoding EVE domain-containing protein, whose amino-acid sequence MKHWLFKTEPDVFSIDDLYKAPSHIAPWEGVRNYQARNFLRDSIQKGDLVLFYHSRVNPLSIVGIAEVAKPGYPDHFAFDPSHKYFDPKSKPESPTWYMVDIKFKKKFPEPVTTEEMKKHKQLKNMVLLQKGSRLSIQPVSPAEFQFILRLADVKL is encoded by the coding sequence ATGAAGCACTGGCTATTTAAGACGGAACCGGACGTTTTTTCGATAGACGATTTATATAAGGCGCCTTCTCATATTGCCCCTTGGGAAGGAGTTAGAAATTATCAAGCCCGCAACTTCTTACGCGATAGTATTCAAAAAGGAGATTTAGTTCTCTTTTATCATAGTAGGGTAAATCCCCTTTCCATCGTAGGAATTGCGGAAGTTGCAAAACCCGGTTATCCAGATCATTTCGCTTTCGATCCTTCTCATAAGTACTTCGATCCTAAAAGCAAGCCTGAAAGTCCGACTTGGTATATGGTGGATATCAAATTCAAAAAAAAGTTCCCCGAACCTGTTACGACAGAAGAGATGAAAAAACATAAACAATTGAAGAATATGGTGCTTTTACAAAAAGGGTCTCGCCTTTCGATTCAACCTGTTTCCCCCGCGGAGTTTCAGTTCATTCTGAGACTTGCGGATGTGAAACTTTGA
- a CDS encoding DUF4178 domain-containing protein, which translates to MLELSCPNCGAPVPFQSKVSIYGVCPNCKTLTLQKNQSLENLGKAGDLVPDLSPIQIGTSGKTIDGIPFRIVGRIQQKYDLGTWNEWHAISSDGKSMWLAEAQGQFMITQLNPASQTDVFPEHDPIQNLDSPPDVYFISSHTSKQLLRAGDTLRLDNELWMVREIGLATCIGGEGELPVGFQTGSTSVLLDLATDQGWFATLDYSHTPPLYFKGMLYSFDQIQFANLRDPKAFTGFQKLQEAKAIQCLGCGASLSQRSPDFSKAVACEYCGTVMDTSAEELTILSKFQEIIKDRIFLPLGIKLILKGKECEVLGVVKKSVHVEGQDFPWTEYLLHYTGGYYWLNETNGHWTVFEPVPFVPKTVDNSYPPKKHFQKEEYKLFNSSTARVDFAFGEFYYKIRSGDHAELADFIAPPKMLSSEKTQNELFWSVGEYVPVDELKKTIQGKVELPVPEGIGAAQPNPFTKIRRRNVKIASWLSLIMLIVQIGFCWNAQDKEVFKKDLVYVRDPATGGTTDTSFVTETFQLEGGDRQNVQIKMTIPDLSNHYIYYSLALINTKTDIAYDTGLEISYYEGYEDGESWTEGDRSASIIIGEVPAGEYYLRLESESDFPKGSGVNVSLSITRDVDQSVYYFLFLLAIWLPVPYSLFRSFSFEALRNENSDFAPSNFENNSDYDDD; encoded by the coding sequence GTGTTAGAACTGAGTTGTCCCAATTGTGGAGCGCCCGTACCATTTCAAAGTAAAGTTTCGATTTATGGCGTTTGCCCGAACTGCAAAACTTTAACTCTTCAAAAAAATCAATCTCTCGAAAATCTCGGCAAAGCCGGAGACCTTGTGCCCGATCTTTCTCCGATTCAAATTGGAACTTCAGGCAAAACGATAGATGGGATCCCTTTTCGGATTGTCGGAAGAATTCAGCAGAAATACGATTTGGGAACCTGGAATGAATGGCACGCGATTTCTTCCGATGGTAAGTCCATGTGGCTTGCGGAAGCGCAGGGTCAGTTTATGATCACACAACTTAACCCCGCTTCTCAGACTGATGTTTTTCCGGAACATGATCCGATTCAAAATTTGGATTCCCCGCCGGATGTTTATTTTATCTCCTCTCATACTTCCAAACAACTTCTAAGAGCTGGTGACACTCTTCGACTCGACAACGAACTTTGGATGGTTCGTGAAATCGGTCTTGCAACTTGTATCGGGGGAGAGGGGGAACTGCCCGTCGGTTTTCAAACTGGTTCTACTTCCGTTCTTTTGGATCTTGCCACTGATCAGGGATGGTTTGCTACATTAGATTATTCTCATACTCCTCCTTTGTATTTTAAAGGGATGCTTTACAGTTTCGATCAGATTCAATTTGCCAATCTCAGGGATCCAAAAGCGTTTACCGGTTTTCAAAAACTTCAGGAAGCGAAAGCGATTCAGTGTTTGGGGTGTGGCGCTTCTTTGAGTCAGAGAAGTCCGGACTTTTCGAAAGCGGTCGCTTGCGAATATTGCGGAACTGTAATGGATACAAGTGCAGAAGAACTGACGATTCTTTCCAAATTTCAAGAAATTATCAAAGATAGGATTTTTCTCCCACTCGGAATTAAACTTATTCTCAAGGGTAAAGAATGCGAAGTTCTTGGAGTTGTCAAAAAATCAGTTCACGTAGAGGGACAAGACTTTCCTTGGACCGAATATTTACTTCATTATACTGGCGGTTATTATTGGTTGAACGAGACTAACGGGCATTGGACTGTTTTCGAGCCGGTTCCGTTTGTTCCGAAGACGGTAGATAACTCTTATCCTCCGAAAAAACACTTTCAAAAAGAAGAATATAAATTGTTCAATTCTTCGACTGCAAGAGTTGATTTCGCTTTCGGAGAGTTTTATTACAAAATCCGCTCGGGAGATCATGCGGAACTTGCGGATTTTATCGCGCCTCCGAAAATGCTTTCTTCGGAAAAAACCCAAAACGAACTATTCTGGTCGGTTGGTGAGTATGTTCCTGTGGACGAACTCAAAAAAACGATTCAAGGAAAAGTAGAACTTCCTGTTCCGGAAGGGATCGGTGCAGCCCAACCGAATCCGTTTACCAAGATCCGAAGACGAAACGTAAAAATCGCCTCTTGGCTTTCCTTAATCATGCTTATTGTTCAAATTGGTTTTTGTTGGAATGCGCAGGATAAGGAAGTTTTCAAAAAAGATCTTGTTTATGTTCGAGATCCTGCTACAGGAGGAACAACTGATACTTCTTTTGTAACAGAAACCTTTCAATTGGAAGGTGGCGATAGACAAAATGTTCAAATTAAAATGACCATTCCCGATCTTTCCAATCACTACATCTACTATTCTTTAGCGCTGATCAATACGAAGACGGATATTGCCTATGATACCGGTCTTGAAATCAGTTATTACGAAGGTTACGAAGACGGGGAGAGTTGGACGGAAGGTGATAGATCGGCGAGTATCATTATCGGAGAAGTTCCTGCGGGAGAATACTATCTCAGACTAGAATCCGAATCGGATTTTCCAAAAGGGAGTGGAGTGAATGTGTCTCTGAGTATCACAAGAGACGTAGATCAATCGGTGTATTATTTCCTTTTTTTACTCGCTATTTGGTTGCCTGTTCCTTATTCTCTTTTTAGAAGTTTTTCGTTCGAGGCTTTGAGGAACGAAAACAGCGATTTTGCACCGAGTAATTTCGAAAATAATTCCGATTATGATGACGACTAA
- a CDS encoding OmpA family protein encodes MRNGIRFIISSFLLFNFSLHANAFLKTNTDVFSPNWDGRNDVLEFKISKSTLPILSDWELVIQNSRDDVVKTFKADHRRKRGFSFFPFLQDDAKLSPLEITIPESIFWFGEDSKGFLLPDGEYKYRLKLITENKENLLSEEKTVFLDSHPPSSEVGAKTRVLFFTGDKNSSRIGITQKVSGEFTDVFTGEFVDSEGKVVKSYSWKFKEVPSVLNWDGTDFSNKQLSNGVYTYRLIGSDKGKNESVSVLSDLTIRNESIGVDMFCDSKLYSYLPGSLKNFVRFSIYVSPKLKSDSYEIEIFQKKKNEEKNVYRFREAGEPGAEWKWDLKNQTGNLVSDGTYFYRLTIYSRYERYQSISSLFEVSKESFNLNLSVSTKEFSPDNDGKDDLLKISLSHWGVPLQSWEITLYEMPPYTSIKRKIKTWSGEGQPGSEIFWEGLDESGARIGSLSEFYFEWKYTDVLGRESSGRGAEFKTEILVVEEDHSLRISIPESQVEARWWRLPGKIRSILNEYPGYNIELQSHASHQGDEEVNQVQTEERARDAFEYFFSKAIPFGRIRFRGYGETLPLIPGSGKYEADKNQRIDFYLSP; translated from the coding sequence ATGCGGAACGGAATTCGTTTCATAATATCTTCATTTCTTCTTTTTAACTTCTCCCTTCATGCAAATGCCTTTCTAAAGACTAACACGGATGTTTTCTCGCCTAATTGGGATGGAAGGAACGATGTACTCGAATTCAAAATTTCAAAGTCGACCCTTCCTATCCTTTCCGATTGGGAACTTGTGATTCAAAATTCCAGAGACGATGTCGTAAAAACTTTTAAAGCGGATCATAGAAGAAAAAGGGGATTTTCCTTTTTCCCTTTTTTGCAGGACGATGCGAAATTATCTCCTCTTGAAATTACGATTCCCGAATCGATCTTTTGGTTCGGAGAGGATTCCAAAGGATTTTTACTTCCCGATGGAGAATACAAATATCGACTCAAGTTAATCACGGAAAATAAGGAAAATCTTCTATCAGAAGAAAAAACAGTATTTTTAGACTCCCACCCTCCTAGTTCCGAGGTTGGCGCTAAAACGAGAGTTCTGTTTTTTACAGGAGATAAGAATTCTTCCCGCATCGGTATCACTCAAAAAGTTTCGGGAGAATTTACCGACGTCTTCACCGGAGAATTTGTGGATTCGGAAGGAAAAGTCGTGAAGTCTTATTCTTGGAAATTCAAGGAAGTTCCGTCCGTTCTCAATTGGGATGGAACAGATTTTTCTAATAAACAATTATCGAATGGAGTTTACACATATCGATTGATCGGAAGTGACAAAGGAAAAAACGAATCCGTTTCCGTTCTTTCCGATCTTACGATTCGAAACGAATCGATCGGAGTGGATATGTTTTGCGATTCCAAGCTCTATTCTTATCTTCCGGGTAGTTTGAAAAATTTTGTGCGATTTTCTATTTACGTTTCACCTAAACTTAAATCCGATTCCTACGAAATCGAAATCTTTCAAAAGAAAAAAAACGAGGAAAAGAACGTTTATCGTTTTCGGGAGGCGGGAGAACCGGGAGCGGAATGGAAATGGGATCTGAAAAATCAAACGGGGAATTTGGTTTCGGACGGAACGTATTTTTATAGACTTACAATTTACAGTCGTTACGAACGTTATCAATCCATTTCTTCTTTGTTCGAAGTTTCTAAAGAATCTTTCAATTTGAATTTATCAGTTTCAACGAAAGAGTTTTCACCGGACAATGATGGAAAGGACGATCTCCTGAAAATCTCCCTTTCTCATTGGGGCGTTCCGCTTCAATCCTGGGAGATTACATTGTATGAAATGCCTCCTTATACTTCTATCAAACGTAAGATCAAAACTTGGAGTGGCGAAGGCCAGCCCGGTTCCGAAATTTTCTGGGAGGGTTTGGACGAATCCGGTGCCAGAATCGGTTCCTTGAGTGAATTCTATTTCGAATGGAAATATACGGACGTATTAGGAAGGGAATCGAGTGGAAGAGGGGCCGAATTCAAAACGGAAATTTTGGTAGTGGAAGAAGATCACTCCTTACGAATTTCAATTCCGGAATCTCAAGTGGAAGCAAGATGGTGGAGATTACCGGGAAAAATCCGTTCAATCTTAAACGAATATCCGGGATACAATATAGAGTTGCAATCTCACGCTTCTCATCAGGGGGACGAAGAAGTCAATCAGGTACAAACCGAAGAAAGAGCCAGGGATGCATTTGAGTATTTCTTTTCCAAAGCAATTCCGTTTGGTAGAATTCGTTTCCGAGGTTATGGAGAAACCTTGCCTTTGATACCGGGCTCCGGAAAATACGAAGCGGATAAAAATCAAAGAATTGACTTTTATCTTTCACCTTAA
- a CDS encoding polyamine aminopropyltransferase, with product MQTALYISVLIISSCGLIYELLAGTIASYLLGETVTQFSLIIGTYLFSMGVGSWLSKYMEKDLIPKFLEIELAIGLVGGFGSAILYLSFGQIRYFQIPLFLLVILIGVLVGLEIPILLRILKKELQFKELVSRVLSLDYVGALLASILFPIFFAPKLGLIRTGFLFGILNAGVAVWGTWALPLKHSRMILLRAQSVVVLTLLILGFSFSDLITHYSEESLYTDEIILSKQSRFQRIIVTRWKNEIRLFLNGHLQFSSRDEYRYHETLVHPALLAHSAPKKVLVLGGGDGLAVREILKHRNVESITLVDLDPTVTDLFTEHEFLKELNDGSLKDPKVQVINTDAFIWLEESEQIFDVVIIDFPDPSNFSLGKLYTTAFFHTLKRRMNETSVLEIQSTSPLFARSSYWCIERTIASLGFHTLPLHVYVPSFGEWGFVLAGQKPIRFQKEFPEHLRFLNIQELESIQVFPQDMSRIPVDINRLNNQALVRYYDREWNRILD from the coding sequence TTGCAAACAGCACTTTATATTTCGGTTCTTATTATATCTTCTTGCGGTCTCATTTACGAGCTGTTAGCTGGAACGATCGCATCTTATCTACTCGGGGAAACGGTCACACAATTTTCTCTCATCATAGGAACGTATTTGTTTTCGATGGGGGTCGGTTCCTGGTTATCCAAGTATATGGAAAAGGATCTGATTCCTAAATTTTTGGAAATCGAACTTGCGATTGGACTTGTGGGTGGTTTCGGCTCGGCGATTCTTTATTTGAGTTTCGGGCAAATTCGATACTTTCAGATTCCGTTGTTCTTGCTTGTAATTTTAATCGGAGTTTTGGTGGGGCTTGAAATACCGATTTTGTTAAGAATCCTGAAAAAAGAACTTCAATTCAAGGAACTCGTATCGAGAGTTTTGAGTTTAGATTACGTGGGTGCATTGCTCGCTTCGATTTTGTTTCCGATCTTCTTTGCGCCTAAGTTAGGTTTGATAAGAACCGGATTCCTATTCGGAATTTTGAATGCAGGAGTGGCGGTTTGGGGGACTTGGGCGCTTCCTCTCAAACATTCCAGAATGATTTTGCTTCGAGCACAATCCGTTGTTGTATTAACACTTTTGATTTTAGGATTTTCCTTTTCCGATTTGATCACGCATTACAGCGAGGAATCCTTATATACGGATGAGATCATACTTTCAAAACAATCTCGGTTTCAGAGGATCATAGTGACACGCTGGAAAAACGAAATTCGACTTTTTTTAAACGGACATCTTCAATTTTCATCCAGAGACGAATATCGTTATCACGAAACTCTGGTTCATCCCGCGTTACTCGCACACTCGGCTCCTAAAAAAGTATTAGTTTTAGGAGGAGGGGACGGGCTTGCCGTGCGAGAAATTTTAAAACACAGAAACGTAGAATCGATTACATTAGTCGACTTGGATCCGACGGTTACCGATTTGTTTACAGAGCACGAGTTTTTAAAGGAGCTTAATGATGGAAGTTTAAAGGATCCTAAAGTGCAAGTGATCAATACGGACGCATTCATTTGGCTGGAGGAATCGGAACAAATCTTCGACGTGGTCATTATAGACTTTCCGGATCCGAGCAACTTTTCTCTGGGAAAACTTTATACCACGGCGTTTTTTCATACGTTAAAAAGAAGAATGAACGAAACATCCGTCCTTGAAATACAATCCACATCGCCTCTTTTTGCCCGTTCTTCATATTGGTGCATCGAAAGAACGATCGCTTCTTTGGGTTTTCATACGCTTCCTCTGCACGTTTATGTTCCCTCCTTCGGAGAATGGGGCTTTGTTCTTGCAGGTCAAAAGCCGATTCGGTTCCAAAAAGAGTTTCCGGAACATCTTAGATTTTTGAATATTCAAGAACTTGAATCGATCCAGGTTTTTCCGCAGGACATGTCTCGAATTCCGGTGGATATCAATCGACTGAACAACCAAGCACTCGTTCGGTACTATGACCGGGAATGGAATCGAATCCTGGATTGA
- a CDS encoding YfbM family protein, with amino-acid sequence MSMIGCFLMVTESTLADLVQHPKKIEKFVYSEEEDPQTPDPHCDVDKAWQIIHFLLTGDSYEGSPPERNVIFGKNIFSDEIDFGYGPASFLNVAEVKEVHRFLQGLSAEELWNRFDREAVRKVNVYPENYWTGDEEDREYVTDHYLDLVDFYARASENNLCVIQYIS; translated from the coding sequence ATGTCAATGATCGGATGTTTTCTAATGGTTACGGAGTCTACGTTGGCAGATCTGGTCCAACACCCGAAAAAAATAGAAAAATTCGTGTATAGCGAGGAAGAGGATCCTCAAACGCCGGATCCTCATTGTGACGTTGACAAAGCCTGGCAGATCATTCATTTTCTTTTGACCGGAGATTCTTACGAAGGCTCACCTCCGGAGAGAAACGTCATATTTGGCAAAAACATTTTTTCTGACGAGATTGATTTTGGATACGGCCCTGCAAGTTTTTTGAATGTTGCGGAAGTGAAAGAAGTTCATCGTTTTTTGCAAGGGCTTTCCGCCGAAGAGCTTTGGAATCGTTTCGATCGGGAAGCCGTTCGAAAAGTAAACGTGTATCCGGAAAACTACTGGACCGGAGATGAAGAAGATCGGGAATATGTAACGGACCATTATCTCGATCTTGTCGATTTTTATGCGCGTGCCTCTGAGAATAATTTGTGTGTGATTCAATACATCAGTTGA
- the ftsH gene encoding ATP-dependent zinc metalloprotease FtsH, with amino-acid sequence MNKNLKNVFFVLIIMMVVLIIAYNYENNAGATKDISYSDFLNMLEPVEGKKPLGKLYKGNVDKYNKIQIEKDVIEGFYIPSEYLESKTAKPVKFRTTVAPLDKDLIASLRKANVSFDARSAEEGKFWSVIGSNILLIVILIGLFWFIMMRQIQSTGNKAFSFGKSKAKMTMDPKVKITFEDVAGCEEAKEELVEIIEFLKDPKKFHAIGARIPTGVLLVGPPGTGKTLLARAVAGEAGVPFFSISGSDFVEMFVGVGASRVRDLFDQGKKNSPCIIFIDEIDAVGRLRGAGLGGGHDEREQTLNQMLVEMDGFEKNEGVIVMAATNRADVLDPALLRPGRFDRQVMVDLPDIKGREEILKVHSRKVPMTSDISLHSIARGTPGFTGADLANLINEGALLAARKNKKRVTQEELEEARDKVMMGPERKSFFISEKEKEVIAYHEAGHAILGTLLPYTEPVHKVTIIPRGRALGLTQSLPKEDKHILPKTYWLDQIVVAMGGFIAEEFKFGVTSTGSSNDIQQASNIARKMVCEWGMSEKLGTVNYSGDQANVFIGRDMGHSSKYYSEEFAAMIDKEVREIIQTCLNKGRDLVRKNASKFEGLAKALLAKETISHEELMKIVHPASEEGAKKKPEKTVKSKKQNGIKANPAYNE; translated from the coding sequence ATGAACAAAAATTTAAAAAATGTATTTTTCGTTTTAATCATTATGATGGTCGTTTTGATTATCGCTTACAATTATGAGAATAACGCAGGCGCAACCAAAGATATCTCCTATTCTGACTTTTTGAATATGCTCGAACCCGTAGAAGGGAAAAAACCTCTCGGCAAACTATATAAAGGAAACGTTGACAAATACAACAAAATCCAAATCGAAAAAGACGTAATTGAGGGTTTCTATATTCCTTCCGAATATTTGGAATCCAAAACCGCAAAACCAGTAAAATTCAGAACAACCGTCGCTCCTTTAGACAAAGATCTAATTGCTTCTTTAAGAAAAGCTAATGTATCCTTTGACGCGCGCTCTGCGGAAGAAGGGAAATTCTGGAGTGTGATCGGAAGTAATATTTTACTCATCGTGATTTTAATCGGTCTTTTCTGGTTTATTATGATGAGGCAGATTCAATCTACCGGAAACAAAGCGTTCTCCTTTGGAAAATCCAAAGCGAAGATGACAATGGATCCGAAGGTAAAAATCACCTTTGAAGATGTTGCAGGTTGTGAGGAAGCAAAGGAAGAATTGGTCGAAATTATCGAATTTCTCAAAGACCCTAAAAAGTTTCACGCGATCGGAGCGAGAATTCCCACCGGCGTTTTGTTAGTCGGTCCTCCCGGAACCGGTAAAACCCTTCTCGCAAGAGCCGTTGCGGGAGAAGCAGGAGTTCCGTTCTTTTCGATTTCCGGTTCGGACTTCGTGGAAATGTTCGTGGGTGTCGGAGCTTCGAGAGTGAGAGACCTTTTCGATCAAGGTAAGAAAAATTCTCCATGTATTATTTTTATCGACGAGATCGACGCAGTTGGTCGTTTGAGAGGAGCCGGACTCGGCGGTGGTCACGACGAAAGAGAACAAACGCTCAATCAGATGCTCGTAGAGATGGACGGTTTTGAAAAGAACGAAGGTGTAATCGTAATGGCGGCGACCAACCGCGCGGATGTTTTGGATCCCGCTCTTCTCCGTCCGGGTCGTTTTGATCGTCAGGTGATGGTGGACCTTCCGGACATCAAAGGAAGAGAGGAAATTCTGAAGGTGCATTCCCGCAAAGTTCCGATGACCAGCGATATTTCCCTCCATTCGATTGCAAGAGGAACTCCGGGTTTTACAGGAGCGGACCTTGCAAACCTAATCAACGAAGGTGCGTTACTCGCCGCTCGTAAAAATAAGAAAAGAGTTACTCAAGAAGAATTAGAAGAAGCCCGTGATAAAGTTATGATGGGCCCCGAAAGAAAATCTTTCTTTATCTCCGAAAAGGAAAAAGAAGTCATCGCCTATCACGAAGCAGGTCATGCAATTTTAGGCACTCTTCTTCCTTACACAGAACCCGTTCACAAGGTTACGATCATTCCAAGAGGACGTGCACTCGGATTAACTCAGTCTCTTCCAAAAGAAGACAAACACATTCTTCCTAAAACATATTGGCTCGACCAGATCGTAGTGGCAATGGGAGGATTTATCGCCGAAGAATTCAAGTTCGGTGTTACTTCTACGGGATCCAGCAATGACATTCAACAAGCTTCGAACATCGCACGTAAAATGGTCTGCGAATGGGGAATGTCCGAGAAACTCGGAACCGTAAACTATAGTGGAGATCAGGCCAACGTGTTTATCGGAAGAGATATGGGACACAGTAGTAAGTATTATTCTGAAGAATTTGCGGCAATGATCGACAAGGAAGTTCGTGAAATCATTCAAACTTGTCTCAACAAAGGGCGGGATTTAGTCCGTAAAAATGCTTCCAAATTCGAAGGTTTAGCAAAAGCGCTTCTTGCCAAAGAAACAATTTCTCACGAGGAGCTGATGAAGATCGTACATCCGGCCAGTGAAGAAGGTGCCAAAAAAAAACCAGAAAAAACAGTAAAATCTAAAAAACAAAACGGTATTAAAGCAAATCCAGCTTACAACGAATGA
- a CDS encoding adhesin OmpL37 family surface protein translates to MRAVLGITICVVLSIPYSVFADYASNSATHLVRVERGLKTNEFLIRALNSSISNLGSESDKALYKRVVQHHVETNQLYFQFDLEKSYSELKRTQDLLVILYSNLIEASNKTIRDELNSLGRQVVRGTEAKPKKHLELGYRELAIAEQKKTIADNTRPYLQAIKLELLYESLKLLKQSRKYVILLSMEYLSDFPSDPEAEDFLGILNEINRAMFTRKDEFARIHFDNHFHTYSGENLYDIYWRDPALEELEKPLSDIDPAYSRARKNAKR, encoded by the coding sequence ATGAGAGCGGTGTTGGGAATTACGATCTGTGTTGTTCTATCAATTCCGTATTCCGTTTTTGCTGACTATGCGAGCAATTCCGCCACTCATCTCGTTCGAGTGGAAAGAGGGCTTAAAACGAATGAGTTCCTTATTCGGGCATTAAACAGTTCTATCTCGAATTTGGGTTCGGAATCGGACAAAGCTCTTTATAAACGGGTCGTCCAACATCATGTAGAAACCAATCAGTTATACTTTCAATTCGATCTGGAAAAATCATATTCCGAACTCAAACGCACTCAGGATCTACTCGTGATTCTTTATTCCAACTTGATCGAAGCGAGCAACAAGACGATCCGAGATGAATTGAATTCTCTCGGACGACAAGTAGTTCGAGGAACCGAAGCCAAACCGAAAAAACATCTCGAATTGGGTTATAGAGAATTAGCCATAGCCGAACAAAAGAAAACCATCGCAGACAATACGAGACCGTACCTGCAGGCAATCAAATTGGAATTGCTTTACGAATCCTTAAAATTACTCAAACAATCTAGGAAGTATGTGATTCTTCTTTCTATGGAATATCTTTCCGATTTTCCTTCCGATCCTGAAGCGGAAGATTTTTTGGGAATTCTGAACGAAATCAATAGAGCCATGTTTACCCGTAAAGACGAGTTTGCAAGGATTCACTTTGACAACCACTTTCATACGTATTCCGGTGAAAATCTTTACGACATTTATTGGCGAGATCCGGCTTTGGAAGAATTGGAAAAACCTTTGAGCGATATCGATCCAGCGTATTCAAGAGCTAGAAAGAATGCGAAGCGCTGA
- a CDS encoding PilZ domain-containing protein, protein MVDANSLFRDSFEYRDPSLQKRKDARIKIVLDAEISIKGKQEKHPVTILDIGTGGVALDSRITMFEGDYVHLHARINGKNLILETKIIRSSGKKVNGVFIGIGNEHRTEIQEFIHRKFFGKQKKLN, encoded by the coding sequence ATGGTCGATGCGAATTCGTTATTCAGGGATTCCTTTGAATACAGGGACCCATCACTTCAAAAAAGAAAAGATGCGCGTATAAAAATTGTTTTAGATGCGGAAATTTCGATCAAAGGAAAACAAGAAAAACATCCAGTCACTATTTTGGATATCGGAACCGGCGGAGTGGCTTTGGATTCCAGAATAACCATGTTCGAAGGGGACTACGTTCATCTTCATGCGAGGATCAACGGTAAAAATCTAATTCTTGAAACGAAAATCATTCGCTCTTCCGGAAAAAAAGTGAACGGCGTCTTTATAGGAATTGGGAACGAACATAGGACCGAAATTCAGGAATTCATTCATAGAAAGTTTTTCGGAAAACAAAAGAAATTGAATTAG
- a CDS encoding NRDE family protein, with product MCTAIIYRNPDRKIFGIGFNRDESVKRKPSLAPTRLGDGPTFAIAPLDGDYGGTWIGVNSSKEIFCLLNFYEATLKLLRNPTSRGLLVRSCLLSEVKPESLKSEDLENFYPFKLLKITLEKTEAFIWNGKNFTTTSHTDTFQILGSSFTQGAKAQVSREVVFQESYALEFLPDVDEFLKLSKNFLTSHLPEKGALSSCMHRRDAHTVSKTEIVLQENEYTITYQEGQPCESPKPRVFNLTLTNFSLFE from the coding sequence ATGTGCACTGCGATCATTTATAGAAATCCCGATCGAAAAATTTTCGGCATAGGATTTAACAGAGACGAATCTGTAAAAAGAAAACCTTCTTTGGCTCCTACCAGATTAGGAGATGGTCCGACTTTTGCGATTGCTCCTTTGGATGGAGATTACGGCGGGACCTGGATTGGAGTTAATTCATCGAAGGAAATTTTTTGCCTTTTGAATTTTTATGAGGCAACTCTAAAACTTCTAAGAAATCCCACAAGCAGAGGTTTACTTGTTCGTTCCTGTTTGTTAAGCGAAGTCAAACCTGAATCACTCAAATCAGAGGATCTCGAAAATTTTTACCCATTCAAACTTTTAAAAATCACCTTGGAAAAAACGGAAGCTTTCATATGGAATGGGAAAAATTTTACAACGACTTCGCATACCGATACGTTTCAAATCCTCGGAAGTTCCTTTACACAAGGAGCGAAAGCTCAGGTTTCCAGGGAAGTTGTGTTTCAGGAGAGTTATGCTTTAGAGTTCCTTCCTGACGTGGATGAATTTCTGAAATTATCCAAAAATTTTCTCACCTCTCATCTACCTGAAAAAGGGGCGCTTTCGTCTTGTATGCACAGAAGGGATGCTCATACGGTTTCCAAGACAGAAATAGTACTTCAAGAAAATGAGTATACGATTACGTATCAGGAAGGCCAACCTTGTGAATCGCCTAAACCGAGAGTTTTTAATTTAACTTTGACGAATTTTTCATTATTCGAATGA
- the pth gene encoding aminoacyl-tRNA hydrolase, with translation MKLIVGLGNPGDRYNNNRSNIGFKILDVIANNINVEIKTKKKKSLIGRGDFEGEEVVLLKPQTFSDLSGESVLYIASFLKIQVGEILVIQEDWTLPLGRIVVDKGTQETDHPGVKSIVQSLRSPNFIRIRIGIQNDGFNLKTRDTFLKEDFEPMENLSLIQIINDAEAAIRSISLGDIDDVIEKYHL, from the coding sequence ATGAAGCTGATCGTCGGACTCGGGAATCCAGGAGACAGATACAATAACAACCGCTCAAACATCGGTTTCAAAATTCTAGATGTTATCGCAAATAACATCAATGTTGAAATTAAGACCAAGAAGAAGAAATCTCTGATTGGTCGCGGTGATTTTGAGGGAGAAGAGGTCGTACTCTTAAAACCTCAGACGTTTAGCGATCTTTCGGGAGAATCCGTTTTATATATAGCATCGTTTCTAAAAATCCAAGTGGGAGAAATTCTAGTCATTCAAGAAGATTGGACCCTTCCACTCGGAAGAATCGTAGTCGATAAAGGAACGCAAGAAACAGATCATCCCGGAGTAAAATCCATTGTTCAATCTCTTCGTTCTCCGAATTTCATTCGAATTCGAATTGGCATTCAGAACGACGGGTTTAATCTGAAAACTCGAGATACTTTTTTGAAGGAAGATTTCGAGCCGATGGAAAACCTAAGTTTAATTCAGATCATCAATGATGCGGAAGCGGCGATTCGTTCAATTTCTCTAGGAGATATCGACGATGTAATTGAAAAATATCATCTTTGA